A genomic stretch from Hemibagrus wyckioides isolate EC202008001 linkage group LG18, SWU_Hwy_1.0, whole genome shotgun sequence includes:
- the puraa gene encoding purine-rich element binding protein Aa, with protein MADRDSGSEQGGAATGPALSSMHAVAGGAGSASGLQHDTQELASKRVDIQNKRFYLDVKQNAKGRFLKIAEVGAGGNKSRLTLSMSVAVEFRDYLGDFIEHYAQLGPSNPDAVQDEPRRALKSEFLVRENRKYYMDLKENQRGRFLRIRQTVNRGPGLGSAQGQTIALPAQGLIEFRDALAKLIDDYGVEDEPAELPEGTSLTVDNKRFFFDVGSNKYGVFMRVSEVKPTYRNSITVPYKVWAKFGSTFCKYAEEMKKIQDKQRERRVCEQQQQPGEMHPDDGDED; from the coding sequence ATGGCGGACAGAGACAGTGGAAGTGAGCAGGGAGGAGCGGCTACGGGCCCGGCTCTGAGCTCCATGCACGCGGTGGCAGGAGGGGCGGGCTCGGCTTCCGGCCTGCAGCACGACACGCAGGAGCTCGCGTCCAAGCGCGTCGACATCCAGAACAAGCGCTTTTACCTGGACGTAAAGCAGAACGCGAAAGGCCGCTTCCTAAAGATCGCCGAAGTGGGGGCCGGTGGCAACAAGAGCCGCCTGACGCTGTCCATGTCGGTGGCCGTCGAGTTCCGAGACTACCTCGGGGACTTTATCGAGCATTACGCGCAGCTAGGGCCCAGCAACCCGGACGCGGTGCAGGACGAGCCGAGACGAGCGCTCAAGAGCGAGTTCCTGGTGCGCGAGAATCGGAAGTATTACATGGATCTGAAGGAGAACCAGCGCGGCCGCTTCCTGCGGATCCGACAGACGGTAAACCGGGGGCCTGGCTTGGGCTCGGCGCAGGGCCAGACCATCGCGCTGCCGGCGCAGGGGCTCATTGAGTTCCGCGACGCACTCGCCAAACTTATCGACGACTACGGCGTGGAGGATGAACCTGCCGAGCTGCCCGAAGGCACGTCGCTCACTGTGGACAACAAGCGCTTCTTCTTCGACGTGGGCTCCAACAAGTACGGCGTGTTCATGCGCGTGAGCGAGGTGAAGCCCACGTACCGCAACTCGATCACGGTGCCCTACAAAGTGTGGGCCAAGTTCGGCAGCACGTTCTGTAAATACGCCGAGGAGATGAAAAAGATTCAAGACAAGCAGCGGGAGAGGAGGGTGTGCGAGCAGCAACAACAGCCGGGAGAGATGCACCCGGACGATGGGGATGAGGATTGA